The Aeromicrobium senzhongii genome includes a window with the following:
- a CDS encoding sigma factor has product MSPFVSFALAQVPIPPDAERLLARAAADGDRDAREELICAGLRNVALHALRLGHRGDDLDEAVAAGVEGLIQAVDRFDPDRGTRLATYAWAWIARAMTPAPPVTVSEPREPASVDTDLLDRLPADLAAVVGLRFGLLCEDGVGLTIQEVADRLGLTRWQVRDREGRGLSRLREGLARVTRRAPHGEPIPRSSIGRAFDC; this is encoded by the coding sequence GTGTCGCCCTTCGTCTCCTTCGCCCTGGCCCAGGTCCCGATCCCACCCGATGCCGAACGGCTGCTGGCCCGTGCCGCGGCCGATGGCGACCGTGACGCACGCGAGGAGCTGATCTGCGCGGGTCTGCGCAATGTCGCCCTGCACGCGCTGCGACTGGGCCACCGCGGCGACGACCTCGACGAGGCGGTCGCGGCGGGGGTCGAGGGTCTGATCCAGGCCGTCGACCGCTTCGATCCCGACCGGGGGACGCGCCTGGCCACCTACGCCTGGGCGTGGATCGCCCGGGCCATGACGCCCGCCCCGCCCGTCACCGTCAGCGAGCCGCGTGAGCCGGCCTCGGTGGACACGGACCTGCTGGATCGGCTGCCCGCCGACCTCGCCGCGGTGGTCGGACTGCGGTTCGGCCTGCTCTGCGAGGACGGGGTCGGACTGACGATCCAGGAGGTCGCCGACCGGCTCGGACTCACGCGGTGGCAGGTGCGCGATCGAGAGGGGAGGGGCCTTTCGCGTCTGCGTGAGGGACTTGCTAGAGTTACTCGTCGTGCTCCTCATGGGGAGCCGATCCCCCGTAGCTCAATTGGCAGAGCATTCGACTGTTAA
- a CDS encoding phosphatase domain-containing protein, translating into MREAALFDLDGTLCDTSAIEHLTQGPDRDYAAFHAASADCPPRADVRAALDDARERGLAIVLWTGREFVWRDLTLDWLAGHGIAHDGLYMRWAADYRPATTVKAALLEDIAADGLQVAEAWEDDAAVADLLRESGVTAVHLV; encoded by the coding sequence ATGCGCGAGGCGGCACTGTTCGACCTGGACGGCACCTTGTGCGACACGTCCGCGATCGAGCACCTCACGCAGGGGCCCGATCGCGACTACGCCGCCTTCCACGCGGCGTCGGCCGACTGCCCGCCGCGGGCGGACGTCAGGGCCGCCCTGGACGATGCCCGCGAGCGTGGGCTGGCGATCGTGCTGTGGACCGGGCGGGAGTTCGTCTGGCGCGATCTGACGCTGGACTGGCTCGCCGGTCACGGGATCGCCCACGACGGGCTCTACATGCGCTGGGCGGCCGACTACCGTCCCGCGACGACGGTCAAGGCCGCGCTGCTCGAGGACATCGCCGCCGATGGCCTGCAGGTGGCCGAGGCGTGGGAGGACGACGCAGCGGTCGCCGACCTGCTGCGCGAGTCCGGCGTGACCGCCGTCCACCTCGTCTGA
- a CDS encoding ABC transporter substrate-binding protein, whose protein sequence is MSPSIRSFRSIRVAVAALAASLALASCSGDGGSDSADEEKDHLKGVTGTAERGKRLTFAMETEATSVNPATVNIAFVNYTLLAYEPLIYRSSDGTLKPALAQEWEMGDGNTSMELELRDGVTFTDGSPVNAAAVKASLEYVRDGQGPNAHLLANVKSIEAEDDDSLTLRLSSPNPMLPEFLTQSYGVGQIISPTGVKAPGQLTADNPSQGAGAYVFDPKQSVPGDHYTYTANPDYYAKDERQHYDEVVIRVIGDQQARVNALATGQIDLATASPDTVDQATSAGAQIVWIPFVWQGLSLIDRDGEVSKPLGDVRVRQAINYAIDREKITEALLGKYGVPTDTVVMEGGEGWSKEAADRYPYDVDKAKSLMKEAGYEKGFPLKVLSIRFAEIDTMAEAVAPYLAEIGIKADLNHLTDEQSYVQGATDKSHPAMSVGYGAQPMYLLGQGLFLPNAGIFNGFATERKELTDLYDKAAAASGDERDKLNQDMITYLTDEAWFAPVSFGPVLYASRDDLGGVAVSPKAPVATPLDWYNVAK, encoded by the coding sequence ATGAGTCCTTCGATCCGCTCGTTCCGATCCATCCGCGTCGCCGTCGCTGCCCTGGCCGCGTCCCTGGCCCTGGCCTCCTGCAGTGGTGATGGCGGAAGTGACTCCGCCGATGAGGAGAAGGACCACCTGAAGGGGGTGACCGGGACCGCCGAACGAGGCAAGCGGTTGACCTTCGCCATGGAGACGGAGGCGACGTCGGTCAACCCGGCGACCGTCAACATCGCCTTCGTCAACTACACGCTGCTGGCGTACGAGCCGCTGATCTACCGCAGCTCGGACGGCACTCTGAAGCCGGCGCTGGCGCAGGAGTGGGAGATGGGCGACGGCAACACCTCGATGGAGCTCGAGCTGAGGGACGGGGTGACGTTCACCGATGGGAGCCCGGTGAACGCCGCCGCCGTGAAGGCCTCGCTGGAGTACGTCCGGGACGGTCAGGGGCCCAACGCCCACCTGCTGGCGAACGTGAAGAGCATCGAGGCGGAGGACGACGACAGCCTGACGCTGCGGCTCAGCTCGCCCAACCCGATGCTGCCGGAGTTCCTGACGCAGAGCTACGGGGTGGGGCAGATCATCAGCCCCACCGGGGTCAAGGCGCCGGGTCAGCTCACGGCCGACAACCCGTCGCAGGGCGCCGGTGCGTACGTCTTCGACCCGAAGCAGTCGGTCCCGGGCGATCACTACACGTACACCGCGAACCCGGACTACTACGCCAAGGACGAGCGCCAGCACTACGACGAGGTCGTCATCCGCGTCATCGGCGACCAGCAGGCCCGCGTCAACGCCCTGGCGACCGGTCAGATCGACCTCGCGACGGCCAGCCCCGACACCGTCGACCAGGCGACGAGCGCGGGCGCACAGATCGTCTGGATCCCGTTCGTGTGGCAGGGCCTGAGCCTCATCGACCGCGACGGCGAGGTCAGCAAGCCGCTCGGCGACGTCCGCGTCCGCCAGGCGATCAACTACGCGATCGACCGCGAGAAGATCACCGAGGCGCTGCTCGGCAAGTACGGCGTGCCGACCGACACCGTCGTCATGGAGGGCGGTGAGGGCTGGTCCAAGGAGGCGGCCGACCGCTACCCCTACGACGTCGACAAGGCCAAGTCGCTCATGAAGGAGGCCGGCTACGAGAAGGGCTTCCCCCTCAAGGTCCTGTCCATCCGGTTCGCCGAGATCGACACGATGGCCGAGGCGGTCGCGCCGTACCTGGCGGAGATCGGCATCAAGGCCGATCTCAACCACCTCACCGACGAGCAGTCCTACGTCCAGGGTGCGACCGACAAGAGCCACCCGGCGATGTCCGTGGGTTACGGGGCGCAGCCGATGTACCTGCTGGGCCAAGGTCTGTTCCTGCCGAACGCGGGCATCTTCAACGGCTTCGCGACGGAGCGCAAGGAGCTCACGGACCTGTACGACAAGGCGGCCGCGGCCAGCGGCGACGAGCGCGACAAGCTGAACCAGGACATGATCACGTACCTGA